The DNA sequence ATCTCCCGTTCGTCTTTTAAGGGGAAATCTGCCTTAAACTTTGGATGAACAGGAATGTTGAACCAGAATGTTTCTGTTATGGCTGATACCTGACGGAGAATCAGGTCAAATTCCTCAGTAAAACGGATGGTTTCAATTCCTGAAATGTCAGCAGCTTCTGAGGGAGAAAGACCTTTTCCAATCCAGGCTTCATTTTTCGGATCGGATTTGTCAATGAACAAGATTTCACGAAAGGTTTTATCACTGGCATGAGGCACCAGAAGGAGGATACTGTTTTTTTGCCCGATTCCTGTCAGGTAAAAGAAATCCGAATTCTGACGGTAAGGAAAATACTGATCTCCGTTTCTGGGCATCGGATCAGCCGAGAAAAGGATGATGGCTCCGTACTGCACCTTTCGCGTAAGCTGCAGGCGGTTTTTTATAAAGCAACTTCTGTCGGGTGCGGGTGCTAACATGATCTGATTTCAAATTGGTGTTTACAAACATAAAAATTATCTGGGTGAAGCTGTTAAATTTGTTTTTATATTCGATTGCATTTCACGGAGTGTTTTTAAAAAACCGTTTATGAGCAGCATTTTCACTTCATCGGTCGGAAAAAAGCTAATGATGTCGCTGGCCGGTTTGTTTCTGATTGTTTTTCTGCTGGTTCATTTAGGAATCAATCTTTTGCTCATTCTTTACGATTCACCCGAAACCTATAACCGGGCAGCACATTTCATGCAAACCAACCTTCTGATTAAGATCATTGAGGTTGTTCTGTTTGGAGGTTTTTTTCTTCACATGATTTACGGGCTTATTGTCCAGATTGAAAACTGGTTATCAAGACCGAAAGGATACCGGATTGCCAATTATTCCCAGACTTCCTTTTTCTCGCGGTTTATGATTCATACAGCTGCCATCATTTTTGTTTTTCTGGTGATTCATCTTATGGATTTTTACTTCAGGGCGAAATTTGGTGAACCGGAACTTGTAAGATATTCCGACGGGAAGGAGATGGTGGATTTTGGAAGCATGATTGTGGCGAAATTTCATATGCCGGAATTTGTGATTGGCTATATTCTGGCATTTTTGTTTTTAGGTTTTCATCTTTTGCACGGGTTTCAGAGTGCCTTTCAAACCCTGGGGCTCAATCACAAGACGTATACTCCCGTGATAAAGGTGCTCGGCATTCTCTATACATTGCTTGTTGTTTCAGGATTCACAGCTATTCCGCTTGTGATATATTTTGATTAAAAGAATAAAAAAAGATCCTATGGCAGTATTGGATGCAAAAATACCTTCCGGCCCGCTGGAACAAAAATGGAGTTATTACAGGGCACATCAGAACCTGGTAAGCCCGGCCAACAAGAAGAAATTGGATGTTATTGTTGTAGGTACAGGATTAGGGGGGGCTTCGGCTGCCGCTTCTCTCGGGGAACTGGGTTTTAAGGTGAAGGCATTTTGTTATCAGGACAGCCCCCGCAGGGCACACAGCATTGCAGCACAGGGTGGAATCAACGCGGCGAAGAACTACCAGAACGATGGAGACAGTGTGTACCGATTGTTTTACGACACCATCAAGGGAGGGGATTATCGTTCGCGTGAAGCAAATGTTTACCGGCTTGCGGAACTCAGCGGTCCGATTATCGATCAGTGTGTTGCTCAGGGTGTTCCCTTTGCGAGGGAATATGGGGGTTTGCTGGAAAACAGGTCATTTGGCGGGGCACTGGTCTCCCGTACGTTTTATGCCCGTGGTCAGACCGGCCAGCAATTGCTTCTCGGTGCTTACAGTGCCATGATGCGCCAGGTACATCTCGGGAATGTGGAACTATACACACGGCACGAGATGCTTGAGCTGGTGGTGGTTGACGGGAAGGCCCGTGGAATTATTGCAAGAAATCTTGTAACAGGCGCAATCGAAAGATTTTCCGCCCATGCCGTTGTTCTGGCAACAGGTGGTTACGGGAATGTTTTCTATCTGTCGACCAATGCTATGGGGTCAAATGCAACGGCCATCTGGAGGGCATACAAAAAGGGGGCATTGTTTGCCAATCCCTGTTTTACACAGATTCATCCTACCTGTATTCCGGTTCACGGGGAATATCAGTCAAAGCTAACGCTGATGAGCGAAAGTCTGCGGAATGACGGAAGAATCTGGGTGCCCCGGAAGAAGGAAGATGTTGAAAAAATAAGAAAAAAACTTATTAAAGCCCACGACATACCTGAAGAAGATCGTGATTATTACCTGGAGCGGAGGTATCCGGCTTACGGAAACCTGGTTCCTCGGGATGTGGCCTCAAGAGCTGCCAAAGAACGGTGTGATGCAGGATTTGGGGTAAACGAAACAGGCCTGGCTGTATTCCTTGACCTGAGTGATTCAATCAAACGCCTTGGAAGGAAAGTGATCGATGAACGGTACGGGAACCTGTTCCAGATCTATGAAAAAATCATGGATGAAAATCCATGGGAAAACCCCATGATGATTTATCCGGCTGTTCACTATACTATGGGTGGATTATGGGTTGATTATGAATTGCAATCCACCATCCCGGGGTTGTTTGTGCTGGGAGAAGCCAATTTTTCTGATCACGGTGCCAACAGACTGGGAGCCTCAGCACTTATGCAGGGCCTTGCTGACGGTTATTTTATCCTGCCTTATACTATACAGAATTATCTGGCCGACCAAATCAAGGTTCCCAGGATATCTACCCAGAGTGAAGAATTTGCAATTGCTGAAAAACAGACAAAAGAACGCATTGAACGGTTGTTCTCGGTAAGGGGGAAGACTCCGGCCGAACGATTGCACAGGGAACTGGGTAAGATTATGTGGGAATATGTCGGTATGAGCCGCACAAAGGAAGGGCTGGAAAAAGCCATTGCTGAGATCAGGGATTTAAGGGAAAATTTCTGGAAGGATGTGCTGGTTCCAGGCACAAACGATGAACTGAATCCTGAGCTGGAAAAGGCGTTACGGATTGCAGATTTTCTTGAACTGGGAGAATTGATGGCGCGGGATGCCTTGCATCGCAATGAGTCGTGCGGCGGCCATTTCCGGGAGGAATACCAGACCGAAGAGGGCGAGGCGAAACGAAATGATGAAGAATTTATGTATGTGGCTGCCTGGAAATATAATGGCGACGACAGGGAACCGGAGCTTATAAAAGAAAATCTGGAATATGAGTTTATTGAAGTCAAAGCAAGGAACTATAAATGACATTTGAAACCAGAATAAATAAAACGGAATCACGTTTTC is a window from the Bacteroidales bacterium genome containing:
- a CDS encoding succinate dehydrogenase cytochrome b subunit, translated to MSSIFTSSVGKKLMMSLAGLFLIVFLLVHLGINLLLILYDSPETYNRAAHFMQTNLLIKIIEVVLFGGFFLHMIYGLIVQIENWLSRPKGYRIANYSQTSFFSRFMIHTAAIIFVFLVIHLMDFYFRAKFGEPELVRYSDGKEMVDFGSMIVAKFHMPEFVIGYILAFLFLGFHLLHGFQSAFQTLGLNHKTYTPVIKVLGILYTLLVVSGFTAIPLVIYFD
- a CDS encoding fumarate reductase/succinate dehydrogenase flavoprotein subunit, which gives rise to MAVLDAKIPSGPLEQKWSYYRAHQNLVSPANKKKLDVIVVGTGLGGASAAASLGELGFKVKAFCYQDSPRRAHSIAAQGGINAAKNYQNDGDSVYRLFYDTIKGGDYRSREANVYRLAELSGPIIDQCVAQGVPFAREYGGLLENRSFGGALVSRTFYARGQTGQQLLLGAYSAMMRQVHLGNVELYTRHEMLELVVVDGKARGIIARNLVTGAIERFSAHAVVLATGGYGNVFYLSTNAMGSNATAIWRAYKKGALFANPCFTQIHPTCIPVHGEYQSKLTLMSESLRNDGRIWVPRKKEDVEKIRKKLIKAHDIPEEDRDYYLERRYPAYGNLVPRDVASRAAKERCDAGFGVNETGLAVFLDLSDSIKRLGRKVIDERYGNLFQIYEKIMDENPWENPMMIYPAVHYTMGGLWVDYELQSTIPGLFVLGEANFSDHGANRLGASALMQGLADGYFILPYTIQNYLADQIKVPRISTQSEEFAIAEKQTKERIERLFSVRGKTPAERLHRELGKIMWEYVGMSRTKEGLEKAIAEIRDLRENFWKDVLVPGTNDELNPELEKALRIADFLELGELMARDALHRNESCGGHFREEYQTEEGEAKRNDEEFMYVAAWKYNGDDREPELIKENLEYEFIEVKARNYK